TTGACAATTATGCCGGTGTGACCTTCCAAAATTATGATGAGCCTTTGTTTATCGGCTGGGCACAGAACTGGGGCTATGCTGCCGAAGTACCTACAAACGAGTTCTGCGGACAGATGACTCTGGCCAGAAAGCTTTCGCTGAAAATGACAGGTGTGGGCTATCGCTTATGTGGAAAACCGGAAGGCCTTAAGCAAAACGGTGCATCTGCATATCCAATAGAAAGCGGAGCGCATATTGCTTCAGAAACATTTGGTATTCGGATGCATGGGAGTGGGGATGCAATGCTTTACCTGAAGAACTGCAAGGGGCAGAGACTTACTTTGGAAGTAAAAGAAGGCCGGATATCCGTTGACAGAGGGCTGGCAGGGAAGCGTGATTTCCATGAGCAGTTTATGACTGAGCAATACTCCAAAGCAGAGATGAAACGGCTTGCGGCTGGGGACTATGACATAGAATTGATATTTGATGTCTCTGTTCTGGAGGTATTCGCAGATGATGGTCTGGAGATGTGCACGATGGTAGTTTACCCGGAGGCTCCGTATGACAAAGTGAAGTGGCAGGGAGACTTGAAAGTAGAATTTTATACGATTGGTACAGGCCTGCATGCCTGAAAAATACGTCCGTCCGGAGTATCCGGGCGGGCGTTTTGCTTACAAAATTTTCTCATAAACAATACAATTTTTAACAAAATTTCTATTTTCATACTGACATAGGTTTACAGGATTCTCACATACTAACCTTGTAACTATTGACACTGAAAAATAGAAAGGAGATGCGGTATGGAGAATACTGTAATTGGTGCAAAAGGTGAATCTTTTAAGCAGCCTTGTGAATGTGTCCTTGGTATTGGGGCAGTGCCGGTCCAGCGATTTGGAGCTGTTTATGAACCTGAAACAGCTCTTAAGCGTGGAACGGTTTTTCCTGACTTGGATTTCCCATTTTTTGGAGGTGAAAGTCATGGAGAATAGACAGGAGCTTTTACAAAAAATCAATGAAATCAGTTTTGCAGTAAATGATCTGACTCTTTATCTGGATACTCACCCGACAGATATCCAGGCATTGGAAAAATTTGATTTCTATGCCGGGGAGCGGAAAAGACTGATGAGTGAATATGAAATGAAATTTGAACCATTGACAATTGATTGTGTAAAAGCAAATACGATACACGACCACGAATACTGCCCTTACCCACAACAGAAACATTTTACCTGGGTTGACGGACCGGCAGCCTGGGAAGGGGGACTCTATAATGTGGGCATATGAAAAAAGACTACAATTTCCGGTTAAAATCACAAAAACATGTCCGAAGACTGCTCAGCTGGTTATCAGTCAGTTCGGCGGACCTGATGGAGAATTGTCTGCGTCTATGAGATATCTTTCCCAAAGATACACCATGCCATGCAGAGAAATTGCTGGTTTGCTGACAGATATCGGTACCGAAGAACTGGCGCATATGGAGATGATTTGCGCAATTGTTTATCAGCTTACAAAGGACATGAGTGCAGAGGATGTGAAAACTGCAGGATTTGACGCTTATTATATTGACCATACAAGTGCTTTGTGGCCGCAGGCTGCCGGTGGAATACCCTTTAATGCCTGCGAGTTTCAGTCAAAAGGAGATGCTATCACTGACCTGTTTGAAGATCTTGCCGCAGAACAGAAGGCACGGACTACCTATGATAATATCCTGCGAGTCGTGAAAGATCCTGAGGTGCAGGCGCCGATCAAATTCCTGAGAGCAAGAGAAATCGTGCATTTCCAGAGATTTGGCGAAGCCCTGGAAAAGATGAAGGGTAAATTAGATGAAAAGAATTTCTACTATTTTAACCCGGAGTTCGATAAACAGTTTATAAAATCCCCTTGACAACGATATCTGGCGTGTTATACTATAGGCAAATAAACGAACACGTTGAAAAGACGAGTAAACCGCGGAACTTTACAGAGAGAGATGCATATGCTGGAAGTATCTTATAGGGAGCCGGTTGAAAACTACCTTTGAGTGGCCCCAATCCGGTCCGGTGATACCGTTATAATCAGGAATGAGTGGTTTTTATAACAATTAGGGTGGAACCGCGAATGATACAGATTATTCGTCCCTTGCAGCTTTTAAAAAGCTGCAAGGGATTTTTGTCGTGGTAAGAGAGGAGAGAAATATATGATTATTACATTGAAAGATGGATCACAAAAAGAATATGCACAGGCGATGTCTGTGCTTGATATTGCAAAGAACATCAGTGAAGGACTCGCCAGGATGGCGACCTGCGGCGAGGTTGATGGTGAAGTCAAAGACTTGCGTTGTGTTGTGGATAAGGATTGTACCCTGAGTATTCATACAGCATCCGATCCGGAAGGGCTGGCAGCCTACCGCCATACGACTTCGCATATCATGGCTCAGGCGATAAAGAGACTGTACCCGGAAGTGAAACTTGCGATTGGACCGTCTATTGCAGATGGCTTCTATTATGATATTGACAGCGAAACACCGATTACAGCAGACGATCTGGAGAAGATTGAAGCTGAGATGAAGAAAATTGTTAAGGCGGATTACCCGATTTCCAGATTCACAAAGCCAAGGAATGAAGCCATTGCATTTATGAAGGAACGCAAGGAACCATACAAGGTAGAGCTGATTGAAGATTTACCGGAAGATTCGGAAATCAGCTTTTATGAGCAAGGAGAGTTTGTGGATCTCTGCGCAGGCCCGCATTTGATGAGCACCAAATCTGTGAAAGCTTTTAAATTGACAAGTCTGGCTGGTGCTTACTGGAGAGGTGACGAGCATAATAAAATGCTAACCCGTATCTATGGCACTGCATTTCCTAAAAAGGCAGAACTGGAAGAATATCTGACTATGATGGAAGAGGCTAAAAAGAGGGACCACAGAAAACTGGGCCGTGAACTGGGCTTGTTTATGATGAATGAGGCCGGACCTGGATTTCCATTCTTCCTGCCAAATGGTATGGTACTAAAGAATAATCTGCTGGACTACTGGCACAAACTTCATGCTATGAATGATTATCAGGAGATATCCTCTCCTGTCATCCTGAACAGGGCACTTTGGGAGACCTCCGGACACTGGGATCATTATAAAGATAATATGTATACCACAGTGATTGATGATCAGGATTTTGCAATTAAGCCTATGAACTGCCCAGGCAGCATCCTGGTTTACGAGTCGGAGCCCCGCTCTTACCGTGATCTTCCGCTTAGGCTGGCAGAGCTTGGTCTTGTTCACCGTCATGAAAAATCGGGACAGCTGCATGGTTTAATGCGCGTACGATGCTTCACACAGGATGATGCGCATATTTTCCTTGCCCCGGAACAGATTAAAGATGAAATAACAAAAGTAGCGAAATTAATTGATGAAGTTTATAACCAGTTCAGATTCAAGTATCATGTGGAGCTTTCTACCCGTCCGGAGGACAGCATGGGCAGCGATGAAGATTGGGAACTGGCGACCGAAGGGCTGCGGGGAGCCCTGGATGAGATGGGCTTGCCTTACGTTGTGAATGAAGGAGACGGTGCCTTTTACGGACCTAAGATTGATTTTCACCTGGAGGATTCCATTGGAAGGACCTGGCAGTGCGGTACAATACAGCTGGACTTCCAGCTGCCGATGCGATTTAATCTGGAGTATACCGGAGCAGACGGTGAGAAGCACAGACCGATTATGATTCACCGTGTTGCATTTGGATCGGTGGAACGTTTTATCGGTATCCTGATTGAACATTTTGCGGGTGCATTCCCGACATGGCTCGCACCGGTTCAGGTGAAGGTGCTGCCGATTTCCGACAAGTATGCAGAATATGGAAAAAAAGTACAAAGTGCTTTGAAAGAAGCCGGTATTCGGGCAGAAATTGATACACGCTCTGAAAAAATCGGTTATAAAATTCGTGAGGCCCAAACACGAAAGATTCCATACATGCTTGTCGTAGGTGCAAAAGAGGAAGAAGAAGGTCTAGTGTCTGTAAGAAGCCGCAAGGAAGGTGATCTCGGACAGAGACTTCTGGATACATTTATAAAAGATGTAAAAGAAGAAATCCGTATAAAAGCAAATTGAAAGGTGCATACTATCTCCAAATGAAAAAAAGGAGGTAGCAAATATGACAGTATTAAGCTGTTCAGCAATAACATGCGCATATAATAAAGACGAACTTTGCTCAAAGGGAGACATCAAGGTAGGTGGAAGTAATGCACACGAAGCAGACCAGACCTGCTGTGAAAGCTTCATAGAGCGCAAGGACGGCTCTATGAGCGACAGTACAGGATCCGGATGCTCTACAATTGGCATTGACTGTGTCGCTGAAAGCTGCGTTTACAATGAAAGACGTGAATGTGTTGCCGGAGCAATTAATGTGGGCGGCAACCAGGCCTGTTCAAGTGACGAGACCAGATGCAGCACTTTCCGTATGGAATAAAATGACTTAATGTTACTATTCAGCCACAAGCTCGATTACGCTGCGCGGCATCTCGCTTGAGCTAAGCGCCCTATGCAAAAAGCCCAGTCTTTAACAAGCGAGCTTGCATGGGCCAGGCTCTGCTTTTTGCGCATGGCTGAATAGTAACAAAAAACAGCTTGACGAATCAGTGGAAACGTGATATTGTATTAGAGTATGAAAACAAAGAAGAGTATCCACTCTCACCTTAGCGCATATGGCGACTAACGGTTAATATAGCGATTAGAACAGCAGATGTGAGGTCTGTGTTGTGATGACGTGTATGGTGGATAGTCGGATTTGACTATCCTTTTTCATTGTTTAGGGAAATTGGTATATTTCCCGGGATGGAATTTCATAGTAAGGAAGCGATTAACAAGGAAAATTACCATGGAGGTGTACTACTATTAGCGATTTAATGATCAACGAGCAGATTCGTGACAGAGAAGTCCGTCTGGTCGGTAAAGATGGGGAACAGCTGGGCATTATGTCCGCAAAGGAAGCATATGCCAAGGCACAGGAAGCGGAGATGGATCTGGTTAAGATTGCTCCGACTGCAAAACCGCCGGTTTGTAAGATTATCGATTACGGTAAGTACAAGTATGAACTTGCGCGTAAGGAAAAGGAAGCAAAGAAAAAGCAGAAAACAGTTGATGTGAAAGAAGTGCGCTTATCACCCAATATCGATATGAATGATTTAAACACGAAAGTAGGCGCAGCCAGAAAGTTCATCTCCAAAGGGGATAAGGTAAAGATTACTTTACGTTTCCGTGGTCGTGAGATGGCACATATGAACAGCAGCAGACATATCCTTGACGAATTCGCCGAAAAGCTGTCAGATATCGCGGTAGTTGAGAAGGCTCCAAAGGTAGAAGGCAGAAGCATGACCATGTTTTTAACAGAAAAGCGTTAAAAGATACGTATTTTTTAAGGAGGAAATTAACAATGCCAAAAATGAAGACAAACAGAGCGGCTGCAAAGCGCTTTAAAGTAACAGGAACAGGGAAGATCGTTAGAAATAAAGCATATAAAAGCCATATCTTAACCAAGAAATCTCAGAAAAGAAAGAGAAATCTTAGAAAACCTACTGTTCTTGATGAAACAAATGTAAAGAACATGAAGAAAATTTTACCATATTTATAAGATAGATTTCAAGGAGGAATATGAGAGATGGCAAGAATTAAAGGCGGCATGAACGCTAAGAAAAAACATAACAGAACATTAAAGCTGGCAAAAGGCTACAGAGGAGCCAGAAGTAAACAATATAGGGTAGCAAAGCAGTCCGTGATGAGAGCACTTACATCTGCATATGCAGGAAGAAAGCAGAAAAAGCGTCAGTTTCGTCAGCTGTGGATTGCACGTATTAACGCAGCAGCGCGTCTGAATGGGCTGTCTTACAGCAAGTTTATGTATGGCTTGAAGCTGGCAGGCGTTGAGTTGAACAGAAAAGTTCTGGCTGACATGGCAATCAATGACAAAGACGGTTTCGCTACACTGGCTGAGCTGGCAAAGGCAAAGATCGCAGCATAAGGTAATAAGCTCTGGAAATCCCTTTACGGTTTTTCGGGGCTTTTTTTGGAGGTGCTTGTTATGAGAATGAATACTGTGGCCCTTATAGGACTTGGCTCGATAGGTGTATATTTTGCACCTCGGATGGAGCAGTATCTCGGCAGTGAGAACTTCTGTGTGATTGCTGACGGGAAGAGAAAAGAACGCCTGGAATCACAGGGAGTGACTGTCAATGGTGAAAATTACAGGTTTCAAGTCTGCGCTCCGAAAGACGGAAAAGAGACAGACCTGATTATCATGGCTGTGAAAGACATGGCACTTACGCAGGCGATTGCCGATATAAAAAGGTTTGTCGGAAAAAACACCCAGATACTCTGCGTTATGAATGGTGTGGTAAGCGAGGAAAAAGTGGCGGCCGTCTATGGCTGGGAACATGTTCTGTATTCCTATATCCGGGTATCTATCGCATTGCAAGACGGAAAGGCAGACTTTAATCCCCATGGAGGAAAGATTTACTTCGGAGAAGCACACAATGAGATTTTGACAGAGCGTGTTCTGGCGGTAAAGGATCTGATGGAGCGGTGCGATATACCTTACGTTATACAAGAAGATATGATCAGGGGAATCTGGTATAAGTTTATGACAAATATAGGCGAGAATATGACTTGTGCACTCCTCGGAATTCCTTATGGAGCCTTTCAAAAGAGCACCTATGCAAATGAAATCCGCATGGCTGCCATGAAGGAAGTGCAGGCAATTGCACAGAAGAAAGGAATTATCCTTACAGATGAAGACATGGAAAATCAAAGCCGGGCAATTATGAATATTCCCTTTCATAACAGACCCTCTACCCTGCAGGATTTGGAAAACCAAAAAAAAACAGAGGTTGAGATGTTTGCGGGAACAGTTGTAGATATGGGGAAAGAATTGGGAGTCCCAACACCTGTTTCATGGATGTTCTATCATGGAATCAAAGTTCACGAAGAAAAAAATGCGGGACTCTTATGTACTAGTCCATAATCTTTGCCAGACCTTTTCCATAGGCCATCAAAATCTTTTTATCGTCCTTGGACAAACGTTGAAAGACTTCGAGAAGTTCCTGCTGCCCTCTTGTCAATCGGAAGTCCTCTACCTTGTCCAGAAAGAAATCGGATAAAGTAATTCCGAATGCATCGCACATCTTTTGCAAGGTGGGAATTGTCGGAATGTTGGTTCGGTGAATCATGTTGTTAATCGTCGAGTAAGGAAGCTCTGATTCCTTTGCCAGCCGGTAGTACGTCCAGCCACGTTCCTTACAGAGACCTGTGATATGTTCAATAACATCTGTATCTCTCATTATCTTCTACCCCGTTCTTTTTATTTATGGTAATTATCAGTACCAAGTGCCCCTCAACACATATCCGGCACTATGTAAAAAACCTGATTTCTATATGTATATTGTAATTGACAGGATTACAAACGATAGATGTTAATAGGAGTCATACAATATACCTTAAAAAGAATATAATAAAAGTTAACTGATAAGTATAGCATTTTTGGCAAAAAAGCATTTGAATTATGTGAAGAAAATAACAATTTAACATTGCAATTCCCTTCCAAAAGAGGTATGATAACAAACGAAAGGTATGATATATGTGATAAGTACAGAGAAAGGAGCATTATGATGGACGTTAAAGAAAAGGCATTACAGCAGCATGAAGCATGGAAAGGCAAAATTGAAGTTATCAGCAGAGCAGAGTTAAAGACACCTGAGGATTTGTCGATTGCATACACACCAGGGGTAGCAGAACCCTGTCTGCGTATTTCGGAGGATGTGGATCTTTCCTATAAATACACACGCCGCGGTAATATGGTGGCGGTTATTACTGATGGTACCGCGGTACTTGGACTTGGTGACATAGGACCGGAGGCAGGAATGCCGGTCATGGAAGGAAAGTGTGTCCTGTTTAAAGAATTTGGTGATGTGGATGCATTTCCGCTTTGCGTACGTACCAAGGATGTTGATGAGATTGTCGATACAGTTGCTCTACTGGCGGGCAGCTTTGGAGGTGTAAACCTTGAAGATATCTCGGCCCCCAGATGTTTTGAAATTGAGAAGAAATTAAAAGAACGCTGTGACATTCCGATTTTCCATGATGACCAGCATGGCACTGCTGTAGTGACTGCGGCCGCCATGATCAATGCCCTGAAGCTTGTAGGAAAAGATATCAGTGAAATCAGCGTTGTAACTTCAGGAGCTGGCGCCGCCGGTATAGCCATTATCAAGCTTCTTGTAAGTCTGGGTCTGAAAGAAGTAATCATGTGTGACCGTCAGGGTGCAATTTATGAAGGCAGAGATGGCCTGAATCAGGAAAAACAGGAGATGGCTAAGATCTCCAACCTGAATAAGAAAAAAGGCAGCCTGGCAGATATGCTTGTCGGTGCGGATGTATTCATCGGAGTTTCTGCTCCTGGAACAGTGACGGAGGAGATGGTTAAGACTATGGCTCCAAACCCGATTCTTTTCCCAATGGCTAATCCGGTGCCGGAGATCATGCCTGACCTGGCTAAAGCTGCAGGGGCTGCAGTGATAGGAACGGGAAGAAGTGATTTTCCGAATCAGATAAACAATGTTCTGGCATTCCCTGGAATCTTCCGTGGGACTCTGGATGTACGTGCGAAAGACATCAACGATGAGATGAAAGTAGCAGCAGCTTATGCAATTGCAGGATTGATTGATGAAAAAGATTTGACGGCTGAATATATTATACCAAACCCATTCGATAAACGAGTGGCTAAGGCTGTAGCAGAAGCTGTATCAAGGGCAGCAAGAGACACTGGAGTAGCCCGCATCTGATTATTGGAGCTGTACGTCAAATACTTGTGCATAAAGTCTGGAAGGAGTCAGCAGGATTACCTTTCAGGCTTTATGATTTTTGTAGTTGGCATTCAGACCGTGGAGTGAATTTATGAAATCAAAAGTAGTTTTGATCCCTGTAAGCACCTATGAAAACAGTGAACTGTACCCGGCCGTAAAGAAAGGTCTGGAACTTTTGGGAGGCCTTGGATACTTTATCAGAAAAGAGGAAAGAATACTCCTGAAACCAAACCTGGTCCGGGATGCCGAAGTGGACAGGGCGGTCATCACGCATCCGGCAGTTATGGAGGCTGTTGCCCGCTGCCTGGCTGAGGAAGGTTTTACCAGACTGTCATGCGGGGACTCCTGCGGTGTCGGTTCCTCCACTAAGATTATGAAGAACAGTGGCATGGCCGGGAAGATGGAGCCGTATGGTGTGATAACAAAAGAGTTTGCCGAGGCAGAGCCTGTACAGAGTGAATTCGGTGGGCGAAAGCGTACATTTATGCTGGCAAAGGATGTTTTGGAAGCCGATGCGCTCATCAGTATCAGTAAGATGAAAACCCATGCTCTGGAGCATATTACGGGGGCGGTAAAAAATCAGTATGGCTGCATCTGTGGATTCCATAAAGCTAAGGGACATACCCAATATCCCAATGCGGAAAGCTTTGCCCGGATGCTGATCCATCTGAATCAGTATATCAGACCCCGCCTCTATATCATGGATGGAATCACCGCTATGGAGGGTAATGGTCCCACATCGGGTGATCCTGTTTCCATGGGTGTTCTTCTGATATCTGCGGATCCGGTTGCACTGGATAGCACATTCTGCCATCTGGTGCATCTGAATCCGGAATATGTACCTACGAATATTCATGGACAGAAGATGGGGCTAGGTACATGGCAGGAATCCGAAATAGAGATTTTGACACCGGAAGGTACGATTTCTATGGAGGAGGCTGTTTCCCGGTTTGGGAAAAAAGATTTTAAAGTGGAACGGGATCCTTCAAAAGGCAAAGGAATTTTGGGCAGAATCGGATTTTTAAGGGTATTTCAAAAAAGACCATATATTGAGCCGGAGAAATGCAGAAAGTGCGGCGTGTGCGTGGAAAGCTGTCCTGTGGAGGGGAAGGCTGTAAACTTTAAAAATGGAAGGAAAGCCCCCCCTGTGTATGACTATAAAAAGTGTATCCGGTGTTTTTGCTGTCAGGAAATGTGCCCCTATAAGGCAATAAAAGTGAGATGATTTTGGAGGGTATAAGATATGGAATTGGAAAAGTTAAGAGCAGACATGGTAGCGGCGATGAAAGCAAAAGATAAGCCCAGAAAAGAGGCCATCTCTTCACTGGTATCCGCTGTGAAAAAGATTGCAATCGACGAAGGGTGCAGAGAGGATGTACCGTCCGAACTTGTTGACCGGGTGATTTTGAAAGAACTAAAGACTGCAAAAGAGCAGATTGATACCTGCCCTGAAGCAAGAAAAGATTTATTAGCTGAGTACCAGTTCCGTTATGACGTAATCGATGCATATGCACCCAGACAGATGAGCCCGGAGGAAGTAAAGGCCTATATAGATGAAAAATTTGCGGATATAATCGCTTCCGGGAATAAGGGAATGATCATGAAGAACGTCATGGCAGAGATGAAGGGAAAAGCGGATGGAAAAATAATTAATCAAGTAGTATCGGATCTTTGCAAATGAATATACTGACAATTGAACACCTTACAAAAGCATATAGTGAAAAAACTTTGCTGGATGAAGCCTCATTCAGCCTTCAGGAAGGCGAGAAGGTTGGAGTCATTGGTATAAACGGAACCGGAAAGTCTACACTTTTGAAAATAATTGCAGGCGTAGAGGACCCGGATGCAGGAGAGGTTACTATGGGCAGCAATGTGAAGATTGGATATCTTTCGCAGACTCCTGTTTTTGAGAAAAACCAGACTATAATGGAAGTCGTTCTGGAGGGAACGCTGGAGGACCCTGAGGATTTTATAAATGAAAGTGAGGCCAAGGCCATGCTTACTTCTTTGGGATTTCAGGATTTGAATCAGCCGGTAGGAGAGCTGTCCGGGGGACAGAAGAAGCGGGTGGCACTGGTTGCTGTATTGTTGAAACCTGTGGATATACTTGTGTTGGATGAGCCTACGAATCATCTGGATAATCAGATGTCTGACTGGCTGGAGAAAACGTTGATTCAGTATCGGGGAACACTGGTTATGGTAACGCATGACAGATACTTTCTGGACCGGGTTGCCACGCGGATTGCCGAAGTGGATCAGGGGAAGATATACAGCTGCCAGGGCGGTTATTCCAAATATGTAGAGAAGAAAGAGCAGCGGCTGGATATAGAACTGGCATCAGAGCGAAAGCGCCGCAGTATCCTTCGAACCGAACTGGAATGGCTGTCCAGAGGTGCAAGAGCCCGTTCCACCAAGCAGAAGGCGCATATACAAAGAATTGAGGAGATGCAGAAAATTAATGCTCCTGTCACCTGCGGTCAGGTGGAATTATCTTCCGTAACCTCCCGGATGGGCCGGAAAACCATAGAAGTGGACAGCCTTAGTAAAATTTATGGCAATAAGGTTTTGTTTCGGGATTACAGTTACACCTTCCTGAAGGGTGAACGCATTGGAATTATCGGCCCAAATGGATGTGGGAAAAGTACTTTTTTGAAAATTATCTGTGGGGATGTGAAGCCTGACAGTGGAATAGTTGAAATCGGACAAACCGTGAAAATAGGATATTTTTCACAGGAGAGTGAATCACTGGATGAAACAATGAAGGCCATCGAGTACGTGAGGGAAGGTGCTGAATACATTCAGACCAGCGAGGGGCAGATTACGGCCTCTGCCTTGATGGAACGCTTTCTGTTCGACGGAACTATGCAATGGACCACCATAGGCAAACTTTCAGGAGGGGAGAAACGAAGACTATACCTCCTGAGAATCCTGATGGATGCTCCGAACGTGTTAATCCTGGATGAGCCTACCAATGACCTTGATATCCAGACACTGACAGTTCTGGAGGATTATCTGGATACATTTGATGGAAT
The window above is part of the Novisyntrophococcus fermenticellae genome. Proteins encoded here:
- a CDS encoding ABC-F family ATP-binding cassette domain-containing protein, with the protein product MNILTIEHLTKAYSEKTLLDEASFSLQEGEKVGVIGINGTGKSTLLKIIAGVEDPDAGEVTMGSNVKIGYLSQTPVFEKNQTIMEVVLEGTLEDPEDFINESEAKAMLTSLGFQDLNQPVGELSGGQKKRVALVAVLLKPVDILVLDEPTNHLDNQMSDWLEKTLIQYRGTLVMVTHDRYFLDRVATRIAEVDQGKIYSCQGGYSKYVEKKEQRLDIELASERKRRSILRTELEWLSRGARARSTKQKAHIQRIEEMQKINAPVTCGQVELSSVTSRMGRKTIEVDSLSKIYGNKVLFRDYSYTFLKGERIGIIGPNGCGKSTFLKIICGDVKPDSGIVEIGQTVKIGYFSQESESLDETMKAIEYVREGAEYIQTSEGQITASALMERFLFDGTMQWTTIGKLSGGEKRRLYLLRILMDAPNVLILDEPTNDLDIQTLTVLEDYLDTFDGIVVVVSHDRYFLDRVVRRILAFEYDGKIQQYEGGYSDYLLAYDLRHPDNGGADAGKQAGAADGTATKRKAEKPKGQQKLRFTFKEQREYETIDDDIALLEEKIAETEEEILKAATDFVKLNELSVRKTGLEQELEEKMERWIYLNELNEKIQAGIRTDEKTQK